In Taeniopygia guttata chromosome Z, bTaeGut7.mat, whole genome shotgun sequence, the sequence CACAGACAACTgactttcctcttccttctatCCAGTTTATAGCAGCAGGTTTTTTGTCCGTACAGTAGTTACCACTGATAGCTATAACCTGAAGGTCAGGAAACTCTTCATTCAGCCTCGCCAGTGCTTTTTCAGTACCCTGTTAGAGAGAAACACGCAATAGGCTGGGTACAAAACAAGCTATTCAAGCTATGCAAAACAGCTATATTGGAACAGCATTCTAACCAGATAATCAGTTACACTGGAAGGAAAGAACACAATATAAtaaagaaacaagaaacagGAGGGAGAAAACCACAAACAATTATGACTATCTTTTTCTAATCACTTTGGGAATTATACTGGGGAATAACTATTTTTCCCGGTACATACAGAATCCCTGGATCCATTCTAGGTACATGGACATGTGGTTATCATACTGAAGATACAACAGGAACCAAGTAAAACATTACAGGCatggaataaattaatttctgatgtAGTGGAAAGAGCTTCTCTACACCAGGAAATCAGACGAGAAAATCTGCTACATTAGGACTTGTCTATGATCAGATCCACTTTTATGATGGTTCTGACTGCCTATTCTATATGAAGTTTAAGTCTAAGACTATTCATTTCCTATAGCATAAGCCATCCTAGCAATCCAAGGATCACATCTCAAGTTCTTCCCCATGTTTGCataaaaacaaataagcaaaattAGAGAACACCTCTCCACTGCCACTCCTAAATCTTTATTAACAAGGAAGTGAAAAACACAGTAACAGAATAATTATTGCTGGATAAAAATCTTTGGCTCAAAGCAACAGTGCAACCAGCTTAGCATCTTCTATTACcaaaaattctttctttaaataattattaaaaatataaaataaaaaattacttttttatttcatcattCTCTTCTTAGTTTCGTCTACACTTCacaaaatcaaacatttttattattttgtgcAAAGACCACTGTgtcttgtttttctgtctttcagatGTCACAGGTTATTAcgctatttttaaaaaggaatacCCATTTTTAAGGGTACTTGTCCTTACTTTTGAAATCATATTCATTCCCATTGCATCCCCTGTTCCAGACTGAAAACGGATATAAAGGTTACGACCAGCCAAACTGATGAGAAGTTTTTGTAGGCGGGCAAACCTGCAAGAAAATTTAACTATTACTTACAATCCTCATGAGAATATTAACTTTAAGTGGCAAAATGACAGCAAATCTTTGCAAATTGCGCTGCTaaatacagaatcacagattttCCTTACGAATAATTTGGAAGAGAGCTGTAAAACCAGCAAGTCTAGTCTTTGACAGACAATCATCTTTTCAACAGGACAACAGCACCAAGTGCTACATCCAATAATTTCTTGAACCCTTCCAGTGCTTTCTTGAGTAACTACTACAAAAATATTCACTGTAGAAGTGTTCACTGCCTTTTTATGTTTTCTATCCCTGAacttcaagaaataaaatatcctGAACTGCtaacatatattttattaatttgtatTCCTTAAAACATCTCACTACCAGATATAAAGTAATAATGAGGCCTTTGGAAATTCTGATGTAAGTTTTACAGCAAGGCAAAAAGCATGCTACCTTCAATAGTGCAAGTTGCACAAGTCactcaaaacacagaaaatactgcattttaaaagcagcttgGACTGATTCTGGCCAAAATACAGATGTATCTTTGGCTGACACTTGTTAAGAACCCCAACTGGTAAGAAAATCTCTCTCTGAATCTTCCTAAAGCAAGAAGGTCATCATAAGCCCTACAGAAACTCTAGGGCTTGAAATAGACTTATTCTTATCACTGGTTTACATTTGTTTAGCATTTCTTTAGTCTACCTTGTATTCTCTGAAACCTCACAGATAAATTAATTAACAATATAATCTGCAAGGCTTAAGACCAAactttgagggttttttctgcATAGTAACTACAGTTAAAGTCACTCTGCCtagtaaaaatcaaaataagtttataggatttaaaaaaaatgcttggaCAAATATTCTATTAATTATTATGCAATGTGTATCTATTTGTTGTTAATACAAGGTCGTTTACCATCATCAGTGAAAAATGCTTATTCCTAGCCTTGGCACACAGCCAGAGTGACTTCTGTCCTCTTAGATACTTACAACATTGGAACAGCCAAAACAGAGATGTAATATCCCCTATTGCAGTACTCAAACTGAGATCTTTCTACCATCCATAGAGGTCTCATGTCTGGAAATGAAGCTGGAACAGCCATCGAACTAACCTACTTGTGCTGTCAAAAGCTtccttcattattttaaaaccttCGGGACTTTCAAGCCAGACTTTCACCTCCGCAGCCTGGCAAGCAGTGGGCAACCTTACAACAGGTCCTCGAGTCATCCCATCTGCCAGAATGCGGCTAGTTGCTCCTCCACCAAGCTAAAAACCAAAGCAGAAGGGGGATAAAGTAAGATTACTGAAATATTAGTTTCCAAGAAATCAAAAATATGCATTATATAAACCTGAATATGTTTAGGTTTAtataatgcatatttttatgctttatatttatatatgtttataaTATAGGAAGTTTTCTAAGCTTTTCAAGTCACACAATACTTACATATATTGCTCTACATCCTCTGTTTGTGCTTGCTACAAGACATCCTTCTGTTGTTGCCATTGGCACCTGAAACTCTTTGTTATCCAAAACCAGTGGTCCTGCTACGCCTACAGGAATAGGCATATATCCAATCACGTTTTCACAGCAAGCTCCCATCACCTTACAGAAATAATACAAAACAATCACTCAGGTTACACTCCAGTGGTACAGTACAGCATACTACATACAATGCCTGTGACTACACCAAGGAATCTTTGTAAAACACCCACAAATTTACCCATAAAGCAACTCATTGCCACCTCAAAAAGTTAACAGCTACAGCTATCAACAGCTAATGCTTTTCAACACTAGACAGATGTATTGAATTCTGTACAGATCCTTAAATAATcttaaagatttaaaattaatttaaaataattttcaattttaactTGTGCTCAAGGTAGTATTATCATTCAGTTGAACTGCGGCTCAGTATTAGCAGAACTCTGCGTTTCTTAGATAAGTCAGCTGCATACTTtgataggaaatatttttttgataACTTACAAAACTCACGCACCACCCTAGGTTTAAAAACATCAAGAGCAATTAAAGGTGCTGCCtcatgtttgcttttctttttttccttctacatcAGTTTTGACCGTGCTTTTTGTTAACTCACATATATAACTATTTATTTCATAGAACCATATGGTGGATTTATTTCAAAGAACCATAGACacgtttgggttggaagggaccataaagaccatctagttccaacgCCCCTGCCAAAGACAGGGTAgtctttcactagaccaggccgctcagagccccatccagccagGCTTTGAACAGTGCCAGAATTGGGCCATCCAcaccttctctgggcaacctattccagtgtctcaccacacTCACAgcgaagaatttcttcctaacatctagATCTCCCCTTCTTCAGCTAAAGGTTGTTACCCCTTGTACAGTGTCCCTCTTCCGCTCTCTTGTAAGcccccttcagatactggaaaGTGCTTTAAGGTCTTCCCAAAGCTTCCTCTTCCAGGATGAAAAACCCCAACTCTATTACCCTGTCCTCAGAGGTGAGCTATTCCAACCCCCTGATCAACTTAGtagcctcctctggactcattccaacaggttcacatttttcttcctcatgtGTTTGGAAAATAGTTTTACAGTGAGTTCTTGCTTTACAGTGAGCCTACTTTGTACTTACCAAAGAATAATTATAATTCCTATAAGGAAGATACTGCAAAGATGAAGGTTCAGGAAGTTTCTTAGATAACATCTGTCTGCGAATGGATACACCTCGCTCCTGGGTTTCCATCAGGGTTTCCAGTTTGTATGCAGGAATATGCTTAGCATTAACTAAGCTGATAACCTCAGCATCAGTAAGAAATTTTGCTCCTTCCTGGAAACATAAAAGGTGGAGAGAGAAAATAGAGATTCTCCTGGTGAAAATCCTTTCAAATGTTTCTAACAGAAAAAGAGTAACAACTGTACTTTGTTAAAGGGGTCAACTGCCAATATCAGGTTTTATAGCAGGCCAACATATGATCAAAAATTTTCATAATCACAGACCCACTCGTACATGTACATGATGAAGCTCCGAAGACTTGGTATGCTATGAATAATGAAGCTGATCCCTTCTCCCACCCTTCTCAACTGATTCGAGAAGTAACTCATTAAAGCGTTTTGTTTTAGTTGTGACTGACACACCCCCAATGTTATTAAAACCATGTAATGTCCTGAAGAATGGTATTACAACCAATAGGATTATCTAAAACCTGGGAAAAACTCCCAACAATTCTTAAATCAGATGTTGCAGTAGAGGTTAAataaaaaggttattttttcaTACCTGTGCATTTCCAAGTATACGAACACATTCCTCAATAGAACGTGGTTCTTTAGGTAACTCaatctcttcctcttttccacTGTGACATGAAGAAGTTTCCACAGGGCTGGAACTGCCAACCACAAATGTAGCCTTGGTTGATGACTCTGCTAATACAGGTTTTATGACTTCAGCTGCacaaagataataaaaatatttttattattatcagGTTTTCAAAATTCTGAAGTTCTGTTACCAAATTTAATATGCTACCAAAGATTGCACAATTTGTTCCAAATATTCCTTAATGGGTCCAGACTTTAGAACTATAAAAATTACCTACCATTTTCATCTTTGGGAATAATAGCTTCTTCTCCTGTGTTAGTTTTCTGATTGTTTTTCAGAAGTCCAGCCTGCTTCCTGCAACAATTTTCAGGGACCTTTTTCTGTACCATCACAGGAGATGTTATGGGATTCTTCAGTGAGAGGGTAGATTCAGTCTCCGCTTGctcaaagaaaatatatttgacaGCAAGGAGAAGGGCTAATCCAAGTGTGATTACTTGCTCAATATCCATACTGGCCATTCTAAAAGTGATCAGAAAGTAATTGTAGAGAATATACAATTTGTTGTTTATAACAGCATTCTGAcattttctgcttcagaaagGGTAATAATTCCATTATCACATAGTTACAGAAATTCCAATCAGAAGATATTTTCTACCAGGACATTGAAGTATGCTAAGCTAGGGTGGAAAAATAATCCTTCATACTACTATCAACATGAAAACCTTCAGATGTCATTAAATAGTTACATAAATCTGGCTAAACAGCAGCCCTAGTAGGAAAAATGACTGTAAAAGATTCACTGATAGCTACATCAAATTGATTTGACACCTGTCCCCCAATGGCAAGTTTAATTTATCATCCTCTACTAATTAGGACTACTATGATGCAAGATGAACTACTAAGAAGGGACAAAAACCCCATGTCTATACCAGAAAGTTCTGAGTTCTCAGAAATAACATGAAATAACAGGTGACACTAACTTGAATTGAGCTGAAGGAAAAGCCATAGTATAAAATGGGTTTTGCAGCTTTTGCATTTAGGTGTGAATGGTCATAAACTCTGTGTAAGTAATTACTCTAGTGTAAGTAATTACTCTAGTGCagtcttaaaattatttcccagTATGCTGTGAAAGATGCTAGTGGAAAAAGACAGTGTTTTGATGCATGCAGGACAGCTAGCTTTTGATCATGTTCTTGACTACTTCAAGGGTTTGGACAAATGGTTTAATATTGACATTCCTTCTGAAATGTTACCAAGAAGTGACAAAATGTTCCAAGAAGTCCTTCAGTGGTCAGACCTGTAAGTCTGCAAGTCTTGTGATCTAGGAGATCAAGCTTCTAGCTTGGCAGCAGTAGAAATACAGTACAATCACACTTCTGTGAAGCCACCCACCGAGAAAGGTAGAACTGCCACAGTGAAACATTCGGCTCAATTCTCTTTGGTGCATTCTCATCCAATCCCACTGAATTCTCAACAGTACTGTTTTGAGCAGCTGGTTCTGCTATCCAACGACTGTGGGCGTGAACAAGAACCAAACCCAGTGACTGTAtcaaaaacacaaaacaagtattaattttcaaatgtaaCTTGGTATATAACCTACGAAGAGTAAATACTGCCCtctttttgtttgggtttttttttcctccccatgcTTCCCATGCCTCTAAAATCCAAAAGCTGATTTTCCACACCTCTAATTAACACCCTTTTTGGCCGACTGTGACACTATTATATAGTAGCTTTGGATGCGTCCCacccacattttttctctcactcaagaaataagaaaaggaaGCTGAGGGTACTGCAGGGGTTAGAGAGAGCACACGTGAAAGAGCTCTGAGTGCTTGGTTCAGAAATGGTATGTATAGGCAGGAAAATGACAGTGTAGATaaagttaattaaaaactgTGACTGCAGAATACAGGTCTATAGGAAACAAAAGCTTGATTTTTGCACCAGGACACCTTGCTGATTGCATAACCACAGGTGAAAAAGAGGCACAAACCATTATAATTTTGACCCTCTGCGTCACAGGATTTGGTTTATTCTcttcttcttccagaacacgAGCAAAATGACTAAGCTGCCATATAGGGCGTCCTTCACGACTCTCTCTTGAAAGCTgcaaacaaataacaaaaatagGTCATATATAGTACCTATTAGAAGAACCAACAAAGAAGATTCcacattacatttttatttgattattGAGAAATTACTCAAAAAACTCTAGAGTCTAGAGTTAGACTTTCAATTGTGAAAAACCTGGACAGACAATAAGTTACAGTATCATCTGTTTAGTTTGCTTTAGATCACAACTACTACTGAGTGTGACTCAATGATATTTTACAGTGATATTTACATGTTATTGTCACCagtttattttgaaaggaaGATGAACATGCTGGTATGTAACTCCATGATGAAAGGTACA encodes:
- the HMGCR gene encoding 3-hydroxy-3-methylglutaryl-Coenzyme A reductase yields the protein MLSRLFRMHGLFVASHPWEVIVGTVTLTICMMSMKMFTGNDKICGWNYECPKLEEDVLSSDIIILTITRCIAILYIYFQFQNLRQLGSKYILGIAGLFTIFSSFVFSTVVIHFLDKELTGLNEALPFFLLLIDLSRASALAKFALSSNSQDEVRENISRGMAILGPTFTLDALVECLVIGVGTMSGVRQLEIMCCFGCMSVLANYFVFMTFFPACVSLVLELSRESREGRPIWQLSHFARVLEEEENKPNPVTQRVKIIMSLGLVLVHAHSRWIAEPAAQNSTVENSVGLDENAPKRIEPNVSLWQFYLSRMASMDIEQVITLGLALLLAVKYIFFEQAETESTLSLKNPITSPVMVQKKVPENCCRKQAGLLKNNQKTNTGEEAIIPKDENAEVIKPVLAESSTKATFVVGSSSPVETSSCHSGKEEEIELPKEPRSIEECVRILGNAQEGAKFLTDAEVISLVNAKHIPAYKLETLMETQERGVSIRRQMLSKKLPEPSSLQYLPYRNYNYSLVMGACCENVIGYMPIPVGVAGPLVLDNKEFQVPMATTEGCLVASTNRGCRAIYLGGGATSRILADGMTRGPVVRLPTACQAAEVKVWLESPEGFKIMKEAFDSTSRFARLQKLLISLAGRNLYIRFQSGTGDAMGMNMISKGTEKALARLNEEFPDLQVIAISGNYCTDKKPAAINWIEGRGKSVVCEAVIPAKVVREVLKTTTEDLVEVNINKNLVGSAMAGSIGGYNAHAANIVTAIYIACGQDAAQNVGSSNCITLMERTGSTNEDLYISCTMPSIEIGTVGGGTNLLPQQACLQMLGVQGASQDNPGENARQLAKIVCATVMAGELSLMAALAAGHLVKSHMIHNRSKINLQDLQGTCTKKAA